In Saccharothrix violaceirubra, the following are encoded in one genomic region:
- a CDS encoding PucR family transcriptional regulator → MDDLYDRLRRRVATNARIVVDTCIAELPEYAATIVDHRDLAGMLDFAVFIRRRTVDLTAADEPMTPEDLATIASIGRVRGERGMPHAVLPRVLALHAAATFREVQEASGARDLTDTMQVLSWLSDQGSAGQRAYTLGFLNGQRRFLSPTGQVRRLAELTLAADPAAASYGEDIGVPLPDRIRVVVARCTPPHPVDEVIETVWQRHRVPATWTGPHELAVVLPAEPDTLAATVTEDLNATLGRPCLGTATATLSALPDAFSLARRVSTVAPGGFLYTIADLLLEVAVREMPEIERWLDGLAARLSSGPDLIATLDVYYRCDLNRAEAASTLHIHPRTLDYRLQRIRDLTSVDPHTTHGIRVLSTVVTRVRR, encoded by the coding sequence GTGGACGATCTCTACGACCGGCTGCGCCGGAGGGTGGCGACCAACGCCCGGATCGTGGTCGACACGTGCATCGCCGAGCTGCCGGAGTACGCGGCCACCATCGTCGACCACCGGGACCTGGCCGGGATGCTGGACTTCGCCGTGTTCATCCGGCGGCGCACCGTGGACCTGACGGCGGCCGACGAGCCGATGACGCCCGAGGACCTGGCCACGATCGCGTCGATCGGCCGGGTGCGCGGTGAACGCGGCATGCCCCACGCCGTGCTGCCGCGGGTGTTGGCGCTGCACGCCGCCGCCACGTTCCGCGAGGTGCAGGAGGCGTCCGGTGCGCGGGACCTGACCGACACCATGCAGGTCCTGAGCTGGCTCAGCGACCAGGGGTCGGCCGGGCAGCGCGCGTACACGCTCGGTTTCCTCAACGGCCAACGCCGGTTCCTGTCCCCCACCGGCCAGGTGCGCCGGCTCGCCGAGCTGACGCTGGCCGCCGACCCGGCCGCCGCGTCCTACGGCGAGGACATCGGCGTCCCGCTGCCGGACCGGATCCGGGTGGTGGTCGCCCGGTGCACGCCGCCGCACCCGGTCGACGAGGTGATCGAGACCGTGTGGCAACGCCACCGCGTGCCCGCGACGTGGACCGGGCCGCACGAACTGGCCGTCGTGCTGCCCGCCGAACCGGACACGCTCGCCGCGACCGTGACCGAGGACCTGAACGCGACGCTGGGCCGCCCGTGCCTGGGCACCGCGACCGCGACGCTGTCGGCGCTACCCGACGCGTTCTCCCTCGCGCGCCGCGTGAGCACGGTGGCACCCGGGGGTTTCCTGTACACGATCGCCGACCTGCTGCTGGAGGTCGCGGTCCGGGAGATGCCCGAGATCGAGCGGTGGCTGGACGGCCTGGCCGCCCGCCTGTCCTCGGGCCCCGACCTGATCGCCACACTGGACGTCTACTACCGCTGCGACCTCAACCGGGCCGAGGCAGCGTCCACGCTGCACATCCACCCGCGCACCCTCGACTACCGCCTCCAGCGCATCCGCGACCTGACCTCGGTGGACCCGCACACGACGCACGGGATCCGGGTGCTGAGCACCGTCGTCACGCGGGTCAGGCGTTAG
- a CDS encoding NADAR family protein yields MIRAYRGRITGWAVADFLFFWGHRGEGIGRWCLSQWWPTRFTADGRVFASAEHYMMWRKASLFDDHETAGKVLDAATPDDAKGLGRRVRGFSDEVWVEHRYGIVVDGSVAKFGQRDDLRAFLLGTGDRVLVEASPVDPVWGIGLAADDPRATDPARWPGLNLLGRALGDARTLLRES; encoded by the coding sequence ATGATCCGGGCGTACCGCGGACGGATCACGGGGTGGGCAGTGGCGGATTTCCTGTTCTTCTGGGGGCATCGGGGTGAGGGCATCGGCAGGTGGTGCCTGAGCCAGTGGTGGCCGACGCGGTTCACCGCGGACGGTCGGGTGTTCGCGTCGGCCGAGCACTACATGATGTGGCGCAAGGCTTCGCTGTTCGACGACCACGAGACCGCCGGCAAGGTGCTCGACGCGGCGACCCCCGACGATGCCAAGGGGTTGGGGCGGCGGGTGCGGGGCTTCTCGGACGAGGTCTGGGTCGAGCACCGGTACGGGATCGTGGTGGACGGTTCCGTCGCGAAGTTCGGGCAGCGCGACGACCTGCGGGCGTTCCTGCTCGGCACCGGGGACCGGGTGCTGGTCGAGGCCAGCCCGGTGGACCCGGTGTGGGGGATCGGGTTGGCCGCCGACGACCCGCGGGCGACCGACCCCGCGCGGTGGCCCGGACTCAACCTGCTCGGGCGCGCGTTGGGCGACGCGCGGACCCTGTTGCGCGAGAGCTAA
- a CDS encoding beta-propeller fold lactonase family protein: MRRLIVLVVLLMAATPTTAVAGGHRKPVVIATIDVGLAPRAVTFTPDQRYAYVANAGSNTVSVLDVDKRAVVDTIPVGSFPYGIAFDRHDHAYVANRDSDEVTVVDTDSRTAVKTIPVGDAPRWAEVTPNGREVYVSSTGSNAVTVIDTRTQAVTATIPVGKAPRGIEFDRAGRHAYVADSDSDTLSVVDTRTRAVVATVPVGDEPRGVLVTPDDRTAYVSNTIGGTVSVVDLRTRKVTTTITVGRNPRGISLHAGNRIAYVANSGSGTVNTIDTRTNTVVGEVAVGTDPRWTAPGPGHRYVLVTNTGSASVSIVTLGR; this comes from the coding sequence TTGCGTCGCCTGATCGTCCTCGTCGTCCTGCTGATGGCCGCGACACCGACCACCGCGGTCGCCGGCGGACACCGGAAACCGGTCGTGATCGCCACCATCGACGTCGGCCTGGCGCCGCGCGCCGTCACGTTCACGCCCGACCAGCGCTACGCCTACGTCGCCAACGCGGGCTCCAACACCGTGTCCGTGCTCGACGTGGACAAGCGGGCCGTGGTCGACACGATCCCGGTCGGCTCGTTCCCCTACGGCATCGCCTTCGACCGGCATGACCACGCCTACGTCGCCAACCGCGACTCCGACGAGGTGACCGTCGTGGACACCGACTCACGCACGGCGGTGAAGACCATCCCGGTCGGCGACGCGCCGCGCTGGGCGGAGGTCACCCCGAACGGCCGGGAGGTGTACGTCAGCAGCACCGGTTCCAACGCGGTGACCGTGATCGACACCCGGACACAGGCCGTGACCGCGACGATCCCGGTCGGCAAGGCACCCCGCGGCATCGAGTTCGACCGTGCCGGGCGGCACGCGTACGTCGCCGACTCGGACTCCGACACGCTGTCGGTCGTCGACACCCGCACCCGCGCGGTCGTGGCCACGGTGCCGGTCGGCGACGAACCGCGCGGCGTCCTCGTGACGCCCGACGACCGCACCGCCTACGTCAGCAACACGATCGGCGGCACGGTCTCCGTCGTGGACCTGCGCACGCGGAAGGTGACGACGACGATCACCGTGGGCCGCAACCCGCGCGGCATCTCGCTGCACGCGGGCAACCGGATCGCGTACGTGGCCAACTCCGGCTCGGGCACCGTGAACACGATCGACACGCGCACGAACACCGTGGTGGGCGAGGTGGCCGTCGGCACCGATCCCCGGTGGACCGCACCGGGGCCGGGTCACCGCTACGTCCTGGTCACCAACACGGGTTCGGCGAGCGTGTCGATCGTGACGCTCGGCCGCTGA
- a CDS encoding bifunctional 5,10-methylenetetrahydrofolate dehydrogenase/5,10-methenyltetrahydrofolate cyclohydrolase, protein MRRIDGRAIAATITAEVTAAVATASVPPTLAVLVPTRDEATAWYVRSIERAARKVGIACRVVQLEEPSRQDVVDRLADLSADPSVHGVICQTPLPDGVALDDVGAFIDPRKDVDGANPESLGRVAAGLSGFAPATAVAVLEVLRHEGVPLAGTRAVVVGRSTVVGKPAALLLLAADATVTVCHSRTADLPAVTREADVLVVAVGRAGFVGAEHVKPGAVVVDVGTNPAADGSLVGDVRPDVAGVAGALTPVPGGVGPVTTAVLLKHTAQAARGL, encoded by the coding sequence ATGAGGCGCATCGACGGGCGGGCGATCGCGGCGACCATCACGGCCGAGGTGACCGCGGCCGTGGCGACCGCGTCGGTGCCGCCGACGCTGGCCGTGCTGGTACCGACCCGGGACGAGGCCACGGCCTGGTACGTGCGGTCGATCGAACGGGCCGCGCGCAAGGTCGGCATCGCGTGCCGGGTCGTGCAGTTGGAGGAACCGTCTCGACAGGACGTCGTCGACCGGCTCGCGGACCTGTCGGCCGATCCGTCCGTGCACGGCGTGATCTGCCAGACCCCGCTGCCCGACGGCGTGGCGCTCGACGACGTCGGCGCGTTCATCGACCCGCGCAAGGACGTGGACGGCGCGAACCCGGAGAGCCTGGGCCGGGTGGCGGCGGGCCTGTCGGGCTTCGCGCCCGCGACGGCCGTCGCCGTGCTGGAGGTGCTGCGGCACGAGGGGGTGCCGCTGGCCGGTACCCGGGCCGTGGTGGTGGGCCGGTCGACGGTGGTCGGCAAGCCTGCCGCGTTGCTGCTGCTGGCCGCCGACGCGACCGTGACGGTGTGCCACTCGCGCACGGCCGATCTTCCCGCGGTGACCAGGGAGGCCGATGTGCTCGTGGTCGCCGTGGGCCGTGCGGGTTTCGTGGGCGCGGAGCACGTGAAGCCGGGTGCGGTCGTCGTGGACGTCGGCACCAACCCGGCGGCGGACGGCTCCCTGGTCGGCGACGTGCGTCCGGACGTCGCCGGGGTCGCGGGCGCGCTGACCCCGGTGCCCGGCGGCGTCGGCCCGGTCACCACGGCTGTTCTGCTCAAGCACACCGCGCAGGCCGCCCGCGGTCTGTGA
- a CDS encoding cyclodeaminase/cyclohydrolase family protein, whose translation MGEWLADLASGASTPGGGAAAALNAAVGAALVSMVCNLTIGRPKYAAHEETMTGALHEAERLRLTAVELADADAVAFDAVIAAYRLPKETRGTAVRDALAAAADVPLRTAALAASVVALAESVLAGANPNVLSDVAVAASSARAALESAAVNVEINLAGLGDDPRRSSLAAALDGHLPAIGRADAVVAAVRERVGR comes from the coding sequence GCGGCGGCGCGGCGGCGGCGCTCAACGCGGCCGTGGGTGCGGCCCTGGTGTCGATGGTGTGCAACCTGACGATCGGACGGCCGAAGTACGCCGCCCACGAGGAGACGATGACCGGGGCGTTGCACGAGGCCGAACGGCTGCGCCTGACCGCCGTGGAACTCGCCGACGCCGACGCGGTCGCGTTCGACGCGGTGATCGCGGCCTACCGGCTGCCGAAGGAGACGCGGGGCACCGCCGTGCGCGACGCGTTGGCCGCCGCCGCGGACGTGCCGCTGCGCACGGCCGCGCTCGCCGCGTCGGTCGTCGCCCTGGCGGAATCGGTGCTGGCGGGCGCGAATCCGAACGTGCTGTCGGACGTGGCGGTCGCGGCGTCGTCCGCGCGTGCCGCACTGGAGTCCGCCGCGGTGAACGTCGAGATCAACCTGGCCGGGCTGGGCGACGACCCGCGTCGGTCGTCGCTCGCCGCGGCCCTGGACGGGCACCTGCCCGCGATCGGCCGGGCGGACGCGGTCGTGGCCGCCGTGCGGGAGCGGGTCGGCCGATGA